Proteins encoded by one window of Paenibacillus urinalis:
- a CDS encoding valine--tRNA ligase: MSEPTANPNQTEMSTTYDPRAAEQKWYPYWMNNEFFKAGQRKDAKPFTIVIPPPNVTGILHIGHALDFTLQDIIIRAKRMQGYDALWLPGSDHAGIATQTKVEQKLREGGVSRYDLGREKFLEKVWDWKEEYANTIRSQWAKMGLSLDYSRERFTLDEGLSKAVREVFVKLYEKGLIYRGKRIINWDPAARTALSDIEVEYKEVQGHLYHLKYELKDGSGSITVATTRPETMLGDTAVAVHPEDERYKDMIGKILVLPIIGREIPVIADEYVDKTFGSGAVKITPAHDPNDFEVGLRHDLPQITVMDESGKMNEEAGKYKGLDRSDCRKQIVLDLKESGVLINIEDHTHQVGHSERSGAVVEPYLSTQWFVAMQPLAERAIEAQKSGKGVNFVPDRFERTYLQWIENVRDWCISRQLWWGHRIPAWYCDACGEIHVSREDMTACPKCGSQELRQDEDVLDTWFSSALWPFSTLGWPEETEDLKRYYPTSVLVTGYDIIYFWVARMIFTALEFTDEIPFKDVLMHGLVRDSEGRKMSKSLGNGVDPLEVIEKYGTDAMRYMLSTGITPGQDLRFRWERVEQARNFANKIWNASRFALMNLEGFKAEDIDITGELTTADRWILHRLNETAKDVTRLMDAYEFGETGRTLYNFIWDDLCDWYIEFSKLSLYGEDAEAKRKTQSVLAYVLDQTMRLIHPFMPFISEEIWQHLPHEGETITLAAWPEFNEAFVNDKAVAEMNMLMDLIRAVRNIRAEVNVPMSKKVELHINASGQDGLNIIDNNLIYVRRFCNTSELSTGTELSTPDKAMTAVISGAELYFPLAGLIDIDQEIARLTKEKETLDKEVLRIEKKLGNEGFVSKAPEKVIEEERAKLADYSDKRTKVIARIDELQN; the protein is encoded by the coding sequence ATGTCAGAACCGACAGCGAATCCGAATCAGACGGAAATGTCGACAACGTACGATCCGCGGGCAGCGGAACAGAAATGGTATCCATATTGGATGAATAATGAATTTTTCAAGGCAGGTCAGCGCAAGGATGCGAAGCCTTTTACGATCGTGATCCCTCCGCCTAACGTTACGGGTATTCTTCATATTGGGCATGCACTGGACTTTACGCTGCAGGATATCATTATTCGGGCAAAAAGAATGCAGGGCTACGATGCGCTCTGGCTTCCGGGCTCTGACCATGCAGGAATTGCTACACAAACGAAGGTAGAACAGAAGCTTAGAGAAGGCGGCGTATCCCGTTATGATCTGGGCCGTGAGAAATTCCTTGAGAAGGTATGGGACTGGAAGGAAGAATATGCAAATACGATTCGTTCCCAATGGGCGAAGATGGGGCTTTCACTGGATTACTCCCGTGAGCGGTTTACGTTAGATGAAGGTCTGTCCAAGGCCGTTCGTGAAGTCTTTGTTAAGCTGTACGAGAAAGGGCTCATTTACCGCGGTAAACGCATTATTAACTGGGATCCTGCAGCACGCACGGCCTTGTCAGACATTGAGGTTGAATACAAAGAGGTACAGGGACATTTGTACCATTTGAAATATGAGCTGAAAGACGGAAGCGGCTCGATCACGGTTGCGACAACACGTCCGGAAACGATGCTTGGAGATACCGCTGTTGCTGTACATCCCGAAGATGAGCGTTATAAGGACATGATTGGCAAGATCCTCGTGCTTCCGATTATTGGTCGTGAAATACCGGTGATCGCGGATGAGTACGTGGACAAAACGTTTGGCAGCGGAGCTGTGAAAATTACACCTGCTCATGATCCGAACGATTTTGAAGTAGGTCTGCGTCATGATCTGCCGCAAATTACGGTTATGGATGAGTCCGGTAAAATGAATGAAGAAGCCGGCAAATATAAAGGTCTGGACCGCAGTGACTGCCGCAAGCAGATCGTTCTTGATCTCAAAGAATCCGGCGTCTTGATTAATATTGAAGACCACACACATCAAGTGGGCCATAGTGAGCGTTCCGGTGCGGTTGTAGAGCCTTACTTGTCCACACAGTGGTTCGTAGCTATGCAGCCGCTCGCGGAACGAGCCATTGAAGCACAGAAGAGCGGTAAAGGGGTTAACTTTGTTCCTGACCGATTCGAAAGAACCTACTTGCAATGGATTGAGAATGTTCGCGATTGGTGTATTTCGCGTCAGCTGTGGTGGGGTCACCGTATACCTGCGTGGTACTGTGATGCTTGTGGTGAAATTCATGTCAGCCGCGAGGATATGACGGCTTGTCCGAAATGCGGATCGCAAGAGCTTCGTCAGGACGAAGACGTCTTGGATACCTGGTTCAGTTCTGCACTATGGCCGTTCTCTACGCTTGGCTGGCCGGAAGAGACAGAGGACCTGAAGCGTTACTATCCGACCTCTGTACTTGTAACGGGATATGATATCATTTATTTCTGGGTAGCACGGATGATCTTTACGGCACTTGAGTTTACGGATGAGATTCCGTTCAAGGATGTTCTAATGCATGGACTCGTGCGTGATTCCGAAGGACGCAAGATGTCCAAGTCGCTGGGCAACGGAGTGGATCCGCTCGAAGTTATCGAAAAATACGGAACAGACGCAATGCGCTATATGCTGTCGACAGGAATTACTCCAGGACAGGATCTGCGCTTCCGCTGGGAGCGTGTTGAGCAGGCCCGCAACTTTGCGAACAAGATTTGGAACGCATCCCGTTTCGCGCTCATGAACTTGGAGGGCTTTAAGGCAGAGGACATTGATATTACGGGTGAACTGACTACAGCTGACCGCTGGATCCTGCATCGCCTGAATGAAACAGCTAAGGACGTAACCCGTCTGATGGATGCCTATGAATTCGGCGAAACGGGCCGTACACTGTATAATTTCATATGGGACGATCTCTGTGACTGGTACATTGAGTTCTCGAAGCTCTCGTTATATGGTGAAGATGCGGAAGCCAAACGCAAAACACAATCCGTTCTTGCCTATGTCCTTGACCAAACCATGCGCCTGATCCATCCGTTTATGCCGTTTATCTCCGAGGAGATCTGGCAGCACCTTCCGCATGAGGGTGAGACAATTACTTTGGCAGCTTGGCCGGAATTCAATGAGGCCTTTGTTAATGACAAGGCTGTAGCTGAAATGAATATGCTGATGGATTTGATCCGTGCAGTACGCAACATTCGGGCCGAAGTAAATGTACCGATGAGCAAAAAGGTTGAACTGCACATTAATGCAAGTGGTCAGGATGGTCTGAACATCATTGACAATAACCTGATTTATGTTCGTCGTTTCTGTAATACTTCAGAACTATCTACTGGAACAGAGCTGTCTACACCAGATAAAGCGATGACTGCTGTGATCTCCGGCGCCGAGCTGTATTTCCCACTGGCAGGCTTGATTGACATCGATCAAGAGATTGCACGTCTCACGAAAGAAAAGGAGACGCTGGATAAGGAAGTATTGCGGATCGAGAAGAAGCTCGGCAATGAAGGCTTTGTATCCAAAGCGCCTGAGAAAGTTATCGAAGAAGAGCGTGCGAAGCTTGCAGACTATTCTGATAAGCGGACAAAAGTCATTGCACGGATTGATGAACTTCAAAATTAA
- a CDS encoding LysM peptidoglycan-binding domain-containing protein, protein MLNPPYGLRFDIYERVHLPEDVPAISELDEIELYPRIQVVSEQEHAALRGHLLLSGIYQGENNQQEELSHEIPVEITIPLSRVASIEDIAVEIENFDVDLLSTRSLNITGVLSLRGIEGIGPAEETSDWNPEEFTVVHSNSGEEEATSNPLYSGYNPYNRDPSIADSEQQEAILSNSESPAELQYDTEASVYSPSRPFLHTPYETPVSEPAAEGNAAWSLPYEAESVGDSVNREDAQAQAPYSADAFGSTEEQYEQNEAESDRGQDDPSNQYGAFTSGNQEPEAYSAPEVWSFEPAVVSGSERDSVAPAASHAADANSDSAEIEETAGLGDSADELETDSSPREPEAQEVLLEADVPQPDPSEEKPELKVAFGTKKSGEASAQGSYGITSLLQKNRTAEEVLQLEEELPIEQREEEPAEEVQWKSLFLGSGAEQTPFKKVRLCIVQREETLETIADRYQLSTRELQLYNRLSEQSVEEGQVLYIP, encoded by the coding sequence ATGTTAAACCCGCCGTATGGACTTCGGTTTGATATTTACGAGCGTGTTCATCTGCCCGAAGATGTGCCTGCCATTAGTGAGCTGGATGAGATTGAATTGTATCCTCGCATACAGGTTGTATCGGAGCAGGAGCATGCTGCGCTGCGTGGACACTTGCTGTTGTCCGGTATTTATCAAGGAGAGAACAATCAGCAGGAGGAGCTGTCGCACGAGATTCCTGTTGAGATTACAATTCCACTCAGCCGTGTCGCATCCATTGAAGATATTGCAGTGGAGATTGAGAATTTTGACGTGGATTTACTTTCGACGCGCAGTCTGAACATTACGGGCGTGCTCTCTTTGCGCGGAATTGAAGGAATTGGACCGGCAGAAGAAACCTCTGACTGGAATCCGGAGGAATTTACCGTTGTGCATTCCAATTCAGGTGAGGAAGAGGCAACGTCGAACCCGCTATATTCAGGGTACAATCCGTATAACCGTGATCCATCCATAGCGGATTCAGAACAACAAGAAGCGATATTGTCGAATTCGGAATCTCCAGCTGAGCTTCAATATGATACAGAAGCTTCGGTGTACTCACCTTCAAGGCCTTTTTTGCATACGCCATATGAGACGCCTGTATCCGAGCCGGCTGCAGAGGGCAATGCTGCATGGTCTCTTCCGTATGAAGCAGAGTCAGTCGGTGATTCCGTGAATCGGGAAGACGCTCAGGCACAGGCTCCGTACAGCGCAGATGCATTTGGCAGCACGGAGGAACAATATGAACAGAATGAAGCAGAGTCGGACCGGGGACAAGATGATCCATCGAATCAATACGGTGCATTCACATCCGGTAATCAAGAACCGGAAGCATACTCAGCTCCAGAGGTGTGGAGCTTCGAGCCTGCTGTAGTGTCGGGCTCAGAGCGTGACTCGGTGGCTCCTGCTGCGAGTCATGCTGCAGATGCGAATTCAGATTCTGCAGAGATTGAGGAGACAGCCGGTCTTGGTGATTCTGCGGATGAGCTTGAGACAGACTCTAGTCCGCGAGAGCCGGAAGCTCAGGAGGTCTTGCTCGAAGCGGATGTGCCACAGCCGGATCCTTCCGAAGAGAAGCCTGAATTGAAGGTTGCCTTTGGAACCAAAAAATCGGGCGAAGCTTCAGCACAAGGCTCCTATGGCATTACTTCGCTCTTACAAAAGAACAGAACGGCAGAAGAAGTCCTGCAGCTGGAAGAGGAGCTTCCGATTGAACAGCGTGAAGAAGAACCGGCAGAGGAAGTTCAATGGAAGAGCCTGTTTCTCGGAAGTGGTGCTGAGCAGACACCATTCAAGAAGGTTAGACTCTGCATCGTGCAGCGTGAAGAAACGCTTGAAACCATTGCCGACCGGTATCAGCTCAGTACGCGTGAGCTGCAGCTATATAACCGTCTGTCCGAGCAATCGGTAGAGGAAGGTCAGGTACTCTACATTCCTTAG
- a CDS encoding RluA family pseudouridine synthase encodes MNYKKRGDWAELMPGKKVLSQDDRSMAAEKWLLEELGMPEKLLNELKANNGIQLAGDRLRLALFPSAPYGIVPRYVELDVLHEDDFCLVVNKPVGMPIHPDGSERQDGTVTLDHAVAGYYQVSGLEIAVKHIHRLDVDTSGPVLYAKNRYAELKLNAMMQLKQIERKYVAIVHGVVAQNKEKIDLPIGKDRHHKQRRRVSPTGQHAVTHMETSERLREATVVRLRLETGRTHQIRVHLSHLEHPLFGDTLYCGLSEGIRRQALHGEELSFKHPFTGELLTVTAPWPQDMIDLYDSLKV; translated from the coding sequence ATGAACTATAAGAAAAGAGGAGACTGGGCTGAGCTGATGCCAGGCAAAAAGGTGCTCTCCCAGGATGACCGAAGTATGGCAGCTGAGAAATGGCTGCTTGAGGAGCTGGGTATGCCCGAGAAGCTCCTGAACGAGCTTAAGGCTAATAACGGTATTCAACTTGCAGGGGACCGGCTTCGGCTGGCTCTTTTTCCTTCTGCACCGTATGGAATTGTACCCCGATATGTAGAGCTGGATGTACTCCATGAGGATGATTTTTGCCTTGTTGTAAACAAGCCGGTAGGTATGCCCATTCATCCAGATGGAAGTGAGCGTCAGGACGGAACGGTCACCCTTGATCATGCTGTCGCTGGATACTACCAGGTAAGCGGACTAGAGATTGCGGTGAAGCATATCCATCGTCTGGATGTGGATACGTCAGGTCCAGTGCTGTATGCGAAGAACCGCTATGCAGAACTGAAGCTGAACGCCATGATGCAGCTGAAGCAGATTGAGCGCAAATATGTTGCAATCGTTCACGGGGTCGTAGCTCAGAATAAAGAGAAGATAGACTTGCCAATCGGCAAGGACAGGCATCATAAGCAGAGAAGAAGAGTCTCCCCTACGGGGCAGCATGCGGTAACTCATATGGAGACATCCGAAAGACTAAGAGAAGCAACCGTAGTCCGGCTTCGTCTGGAAACAGGGAGAACACATCAGATTCGGGTACACCTAAGTCATTTGGAACACCCCTTGTTTGGAGATACGCTGTATTGCGGCTTGAGTGAAGGGATTCGCAGACAAGCATTGCATGGAGAAGAGCTCAGCTTCAAGCATCCTTTTACAGGGGAGCTACTCACGGTCACAGCTCCTTGGCCTCAGGATATGATTGATTTATATGACTCGTTAAAAGTGTAA
- the hemL gene encoding glutamate-1-semialdehyde 2,1-aminomutase: MSEQNRQPRREERSRTAFEEAKQYMPGGVNSPVRAFKSVGLTPVYADHGIGSRIYDIDGNSFIDYVASWGPLIMGHAHPEVISAIQETAVKGTSFGAPTLIETEMAKLVCERVPSIDVVRMVNSGTEATMSAIRLARGATGRSKILKFEGSYHGHADSLLIKAGSGVATLGLPDSPGVPEGVAANTITVPYNDLESVRLAFDKFGEQIAAIIVEPVAGNMGVVPPAAGFLEGLRRITVEYGSLLIFDEVMTGFRVGLHSAQGRFGVIPDLTCLGKIIGGGLPVGAYGGRRDLMEQVAPVGPIYQAGTLSGNPLAMAAGYTTLKLLNEEVYTRLEELGARLAAGFEKNAKELGVPVTINRVGSMVCPFFTDQAVTNYDVAKSSNLDHFRAYFGHMLQEGISVAPSQFEGMFVSGVHSIQDIDDTIEANYNALKAL, translated from the coding sequence ATGAGTGAACAGAATCGACAGCCGCGCCGGGAGGAACGTTCCCGTACCGCTTTTGAAGAAGCGAAGCAATACATGCCTGGCGGAGTGAATAGTCCGGTACGTGCATTTAAATCTGTAGGACTGACTCCTGTATACGCAGACCATGGCATAGGTTCTAGAATCTATGATATTGATGGTAATTCTTTTATTGATTATGTGGCCTCCTGGGGTCCTCTTATTATGGGACATGCCCATCCGGAAGTGATATCCGCGATTCAGGAGACCGCTGTCAAAGGGACAAGCTTCGGCGCACCAACACTCATTGAAACGGAAATGGCCAAGCTGGTATGCGAGCGTGTACCCTCCATCGACGTTGTTCGTATGGTGAACTCTGGCACGGAAGCAACGATGAGCGCGATCAGACTTGCTCGAGGAGCAACAGGCAGAAGCAAAATTTTGAAATTTGAAGGCTCTTATCATGGACACGCAGACAGCCTGCTAATCAAGGCAGGTTCGGGAGTAGCAACTCTTGGACTTCCGGATAGCCCTGGTGTTCCAGAAGGAGTAGCTGCCAATACGATTACCGTTCCTTATAATGATCTTGAATCGGTTCGATTGGCATTTGATAAATTCGGGGAACAGATTGCTGCGATCATCGTTGAGCCTGTAGCAGGCAACATGGGGGTTGTGCCGCCAGCGGCAGGATTCCTTGAAGGGCTGCGCCGGATTACCGTAGAATACGGCAGCCTGCTTATTTTTGACGAGGTCATGACGGGCTTCCGGGTAGGGCTTCACAGCGCACAAGGCCGGTTCGGTGTCATCCCGGATTTGACTTGCCTTGGCAAGATCATTGGCGGCGGCCTGCCTGTTGGCGCCTATGGTGGAAGACGAGACCTGATGGAACAGGTGGCTCCGGTGGGTCCAATCTATCAAGCGGGTACACTCAGCGGTAATCCGCTGGCCATGGCAGCAGGCTATACAACACTTAAGCTTCTTAACGAAGAAGTATACACTCGTCTTGAAGAGCTCGGTGCAAGACTTGCTGCTGGTTTTGAGAAGAATGCGAAGGAGCTGGGTGTTCCTGTAACCATCAATAGAGTCGGATCGATGGTATGCCCATTCTTCACTGATCAAGCAGTGACGAATTATGATGTTGCCAAGTCGAGCAATCTGGATCATTTCCGTGCTTACTTTGGCCATATGCTTCAGGAAGGAATCAGCGTAGCCCCTTCTCAATTCGAGGGGATGTTCGTCTCCGGGGTGCATAGCATCCAGGATATCGATGATACAATTGAAGCGAACTATAATGCGTTGAAGGCACTATGA
- the hemB gene encoding porphobilinogen synthase gives MGFPIVRHRRLRQSAGIRNMVRETHLNVSDFIQPIYVTYGTGVKQEISSMPGVYRFSLDTLKEEVQEIAELGIPAVLLFGIPDTKDAVGSSAYAENGIVQEATRLIKSWYPDLLVIADTCLCEFTDHGHCGMIHTHERDGHVCVDVLNDESLELLVKTAVSQAEAGADIIAPSNMMDGFVGAIRAGLDEAGFTHIPIMSYSVKYASGFYGPFREAADSAPQYGDRKAYQMDPANAREALREAETDVLEGADMLMVKPSLSYLDVMRTIKDQFDLPLVAYNVSGEYAMVKAAAINGWIDEEKVAMEILLSMKRAGADMIITYYGKDAARWLAVR, from the coding sequence ATGGGATTTCCAATCGTAAGACATCGCAGACTACGGCAGTCGGCCGGTATTCGCAATATGGTGCGAGAAACACATTTGAATGTTAGTGATTTTATACAACCGATCTATGTTACATACGGTACAGGGGTTAAACAAGAAATCTCGTCAATGCCGGGAGTATACCGTTTCTCACTCGATACGCTGAAAGAGGAAGTACAAGAGATTGCTGAGCTCGGTATTCCGGCTGTACTTCTATTTGGTATTCCAGATACGAAGGATGCTGTAGGTTCCTCCGCCTATGCAGAGAATGGAATTGTACAGGAAGCGACAAGACTCATCAAATCCTGGTACCCCGATCTGCTCGTCATTGCAGATACCTGCCTGTGTGAGTTTACGGATCACGGTCATTGCGGAATGATTCATACGCATGAACGAGACGGTCATGTATGTGTTGATGTCCTGAATGACGAATCGCTTGAGCTGCTGGTGAAGACTGCTGTGTCTCAGGCAGAAGCTGGAGCTGATATCATTGCACCATCCAACATGATGGACGGTTTCGTAGGTGCAATTCGTGCAGGACTTGATGAAGCAGGATTCACCCATATTCCAATTATGTCTTACTCGGTGAAATACGCCTCCGGCTTCTACGGACCTTTCCGTGAGGCAGCAGATTCAGCACCCCAGTACGGTGATCGCAAAGCTTACCAGATGGATCCGGCTAATGCCAGGGAAGCGCTGCGTGAAGCCGAAACGGATGTTCTTGAGGGAGCAGATATGCTGATGGTGAAGCCTTCTTTATCTTACCTGGATGTGATGCGCACGATTAAGGATCAATTTGATCTGCCGCTGGTTGCGTATAACGTCAGCGGTGAATATGCGATGGTCAAAGCCGCAGCGATCAATGGTTGGATTGATGAAGAGAAGGTGGCCATGGAAATCCTGCTCAGTATGAAGCGTGCTGGAGCAGATATGATTATTACGTATTATGGCAAAGACGCAGCCCGCTGGCTGGCAGTTCGTTAA
- the cobA gene encoding uroporphyrinogen-III C-methyltransferase produces MAGKVYLVGAGPGNAKLITVKGWECIQKADAVVYDRLASPRLLRIMKAGASKIYVGKKTNRHTMKQEDINQLLVDLALEGKTVVRLKGGDPTIFGRVGEEAELLRRHNIPFEIVPGVTSAISVPAYAGIPVTHRDYASSISIITGHESPDKLNRAIYWDKVTNATGTLVFMMGVANIGYISQQLIDHGRPKDTPVALIRWGTWAEQDTLVGTLEDIEHKVQEHGFRPPGVIVVGDVVKQRERLQWAEFMPLFGKRILVTRARSQASELVTRIEELGGEPYELPVIETVPVQADHQREQIAEALNQLEQYDWVIFTSVNGVEHFFRAMEEQDRDIRSLYRARIVAIGPSTKKVLRDKGILAEQVQGSYQQEGLMDTFDADLLPGQKVLLPSGNLARPWLSDRLKEKGLEVHSVSVYETVVPEEQDDELIGLLQKGKVYAVTFTSSSTVTHLLTLLERMGCEQPASLFKNVHVACIGPVTAETAANAGLHVSIVSEEATIESLADALCHMGDQVHQLG; encoded by the coding sequence ATGGCAGGTAAGGTCTATCTCGTGGGTGCGGGACCGGGGAACGCGAAGCTAATTACAGTCAAAGGCTGGGAATGTATTCAGAAGGCAGATGCGGTAGTCTATGATCGTCTGGCCAGTCCCAGACTACTTCGAATCATGAAGGCTGGAGCATCCAAGATCTATGTCGGCAAAAAAACAAACCGCCACACAATGAAGCAGGAGGATATTAATCAGCTGCTTGTGGATCTCGCGCTTGAAGGCAAAACGGTCGTTCGTTTAAAAGGCGGTGATCCGACCATTTTTGGAAGAGTCGGTGAGGAGGCAGAGCTGCTTCGCAGGCATAATATTCCTTTTGAGATCGTGCCGGGAGTCACCTCTGCAATCAGTGTGCCGGCCTATGCCGGTATTCCTGTCACACATCGGGATTATGCATCATCCATTTCGATTATTACTGGACATGAGAGTCCGGATAAGCTCAATAGAGCGATCTATTGGGATAAAGTAACGAATGCCACAGGAACCTTGGTATTTATGATGGGAGTCGCTAACATCGGCTATATCAGTCAGCAGCTGATTGATCATGGCAGACCCAAGGATACGCCTGTAGCGCTGATTCGCTGGGGAACTTGGGCTGAGCAGGACACTCTTGTAGGCACACTTGAGGATATTGAGCACAAGGTGCAGGAGCACGGATTCCGTCCACCCGGCGTCATTGTCGTTGGTGATGTCGTCAAGCAGCGTGAACGGCTGCAATGGGCAGAATTCATGCCTCTCTTTGGCAAAAGAATACTGGTGACAAGAGCAAGAAGTCAGGCAAGTGAGCTCGTCACACGGATTGAGGAATTAGGTGGAGAGCCTTATGAGCTGCCTGTTATTGAGACGGTTCCTGTGCAAGCGGATCATCAGAGGGAGCAAATAGCAGAAGCTCTTAATCAGTTAGAACAGTATGACTGGGTCATATTTACGAGTGTGAATGGAGTCGAGCATTTCTTTAGAGCGATGGAGGAACAGGATAGAGATATACGTTCACTCTATCGCGCGAGAATTGTAGCCATTGGACCGTCAACGAAAAAGGTACTTCGAGACAAAGGAATTCTGGCAGAACAGGTCCAGGGATCTTATCAGCAGGAAGGGCTGATGGATACCTTTGATGCTGATCTTCTCCCGGGACAGAAAGTGCTGCTGCCCTCAGGTAACCTGGCTCGTCCTTGGCTCTCTGACAGACTGAAGGAGAAGGGGCTTGAAGTCCACAGTGTCAGTGTATATGAGACGGTCGTTCCTGAAGAGCAGGACGATGAACTGATAGGACTCCTGCAGAAGGGCAAAGTTTATGCTGTCACGTTCACGAGCTCTTCAACAGTAACTCATCTCCTGACGCTATTAGAACGGATGGGATGTGAACAGCCTGCTTCTTTATTTAAAAATGTTCACGTCGCGTGCATTGGACCTGTTACTGCAGAAACGGCGGCAAACGCGGGGCTTCATGTCAGTATCGTTTCAGAAGAGGCGACAATAGAGAGCTTGGCTGATGCACTGTGTCATATGGGTGACCAAGTTCATCAGCTTGGCTGA